From a region of the Microterricola gilva genome:
- a CDS encoding LacI family DNA-binding transcriptional regulator, translating into MAVTLHDVARVAGVSIKTVSNVINNFEHIRPATRAKVLLAIDELGYRPNLSARSLRSGRSGVIGLVVPEFSLSYFAELADAVIKAAERHGQVVQIEQTNGDRARELEVLSSPRIQFSDGVLFSPLGMSNDDADALTVPYPLVLLGERIFGGPVDHVTMRNVEAARAATEHLIATGRRRIAVVGAHEGEIIGSAGLRLRGYREALEAAGIPFDPDIIVNTTLWHRSNGATAMRELLATGAQFDAVFGLNDTLALGAMRALQEAGLRVPHDVAVIGFDDLDEARYSLPTLTTVDPGRTEIAETAVRVLLERIQGAQPDAAPVEYLANFSIVERESTAIS; encoded by the coding sequence ATGGCCGTGACGTTGCACGACGTTGCCCGCGTCGCCGGCGTGTCGATCAAGACCGTCTCGAACGTCATCAACAACTTCGAGCACATCCGCCCAGCCACGCGGGCGAAGGTGTTGCTCGCGATCGACGAACTCGGTTACCGGCCCAATCTGTCGGCACGGAGCCTGCGATCCGGCCGGTCCGGCGTGATCGGGCTCGTCGTTCCCGAATTCAGCCTGAGCTACTTCGCCGAGCTCGCCGACGCCGTGATCAAGGCGGCCGAACGACACGGACAGGTCGTGCAGATCGAGCAGACGAACGGCGACAGGGCGCGGGAACTCGAGGTTCTCAGCAGCCCGCGCATCCAGTTCTCCGACGGGGTGTTGTTCAGTCCGCTCGGCATGAGCAACGACGACGCCGACGCGCTCACCGTGCCCTACCCGCTCGTGCTGCTCGGCGAGCGCATCTTCGGCGGTCCGGTCGACCACGTGACGATGCGCAACGTCGAGGCGGCGCGCGCGGCGACGGAGCACCTGATTGCGACGGGGCGGAGGCGCATCGCGGTCGTCGGCGCGCACGAGGGTGAGATCATCGGATCGGCCGGGCTCCGCCTCCGCGGATACCGGGAGGCGCTGGAGGCCGCCGGCATCCCGTTCGACCCTGACATCATCGTGAACACCACGCTCTGGCATCGATCGAACGGGGCGACCGCGATGCGCGAGCTCCTCGCCACCGGGGCGCAGTTCGACGCCGTGTTCGGGCTGAACGACACGCTCGCGCTCGGCGCGATGCGCGCGTTGCAGGAGGCGGGACTACGGGTTCCGCATGACGTCGCCGTGATCGGCTTCGACGATCTGGACGAGGCTCGCTACTCGCTGCCGACACTCACGACGGTCGATCCTGGACGCACCGAGATCGCCGAGACCGCCGTGCGCGTGCTGCTCGAGCGCATCCAGGGCGCGCAGCCGGATGCCGCCCCGGTTGAGTATCTCGCGAATTTCTCGATCGTCGAACGCGAGTCAACCGCCATCTCCTGA
- a CDS encoding phosphatase PAP2 family protein, translating into MTAESPTRLRAVQRAPLITGFAAILLAMAIGAAVTLGNGGEPFAVDAAWQELMLESRTPFTEGLALVLNFIGGGRVAVLVVPLAIAALFLVLRRPWAALFSLAAALASTLGVQLLKHLFARARPEEMLVHSDFGSFPSGHTANAAAIAVTFGVLIPRVWVWISGITYVVLMAWSRTLLGAHWLSDTIGGALIGAGVVLVLWAFSARWLEAERLGAARARESRRGGAA; encoded by the coding sequence ATGACAGCTGAGAGCCCCACCCGCCTCCGCGCGGTGCAGCGCGCCCCGCTCATCACTGGCTTCGCCGCGATCCTGCTCGCGATGGCCATCGGTGCCGCGGTCACGCTCGGCAACGGCGGCGAGCCGTTCGCGGTGGACGCCGCGTGGCAGGAGCTCATGCTCGAGAGTCGCACCCCGTTCACCGAGGGGCTCGCGCTGGTCCTCAACTTCATCGGCGGCGGCAGGGTCGCGGTCCTTGTCGTGCCGCTCGCGATCGCCGCGCTGTTCCTGGTGCTCCGCCGGCCATGGGCGGCGCTGTTCTCGCTCGCGGCCGCGCTCGCCAGCACGCTCGGCGTTCAACTGCTCAAGCACCTCTTCGCTCGGGCGCGACCGGAGGAGATGCTCGTGCACTCCGACTTCGGCTCGTTCCCGTCTGGGCACACGGCGAATGCGGCCGCCATCGCCGTCACATTCGGCGTGCTCATTCCCCGCGTGTGGGTGTGGATCTCGGGGATCACCTACGTGGTGTTGATGGCGTGGAGCCGCACCCTGCTCGGTGCGCACTGGCTGAGCGACACGATCGGCGGGGCGCTCATCGGGGCCGGCGTCGTCCTGGTGCTCTGGGCGTTCAGCGCACGCTGGCTCGAGGCGGAACGCCTGGGTGCCGCGAGAGCGCGGGAGTCGCGCAGGGGTGGCGCGGCCTGA
- a CDS encoding multidrug effflux MFS transporter produces MSTVRHSHPGDALSSRQRLVYVLILGALTALGPFTIDLYLPAFPVLESELGVSPAAVQLTLTGTMIGFGLGQLIVGPWSDKVGRRMPLILATLVHVLACVGAAMASDIFVLGGFRLLQGFGAAAGGVVAMAMVRDLFGGKPLVKMLSRLALVNGLAPVLAPVIGSQLLLVMDWRGIFWVLAAYGAVVIVAVSLWIVETRPKSARLAAGEKTVLQRFRIVLSDRTFVGIAIVGGMTFTGLFSYLSSSTFLFQGTYGFTAQQYGLLFAANSIGVIIGVQTSSYLMRTVIGPQWILTITTGMMLILGISITVLDLTGAGLWGTVVPLWFFITMCGFSFPCVQVIALNGHGQEAGTAASLLGAVNFGLAGVISPVVGMLGVSTAAPMGAVMSVTSIISIAALWFIVRPSRVPELSA; encoded by the coding sequence ATCAGCACCGTCCGGCACAGCCACCCCGGCGACGCGCTCTCCTCGCGGCAGCGGCTCGTCTACGTGCTGATCCTCGGAGCGCTCACCGCGCTCGGGCCGTTCACGATCGACCTCTACCTGCCCGCATTCCCGGTGCTGGAGAGCGAGCTCGGCGTCTCGCCGGCCGCGGTGCAGCTGACGCTCACTGGAACGATGATCGGCTTCGGTCTCGGCCAGCTCATCGTCGGACCGTGGAGCGACAAGGTCGGGCGCAGGATGCCGCTCATCCTGGCGACGCTCGTGCACGTCCTGGCCTGCGTCGGGGCCGCGATGGCCTCCGACATCTTCGTGCTCGGCGGGTTCCGTCTGCTGCAGGGCTTCGGCGCGGCGGCCGGCGGCGTCGTGGCGATGGCGATGGTGCGCGACCTCTTCGGCGGCAAGCCACTGGTCAAGATGCTCTCGCGCCTCGCCCTGGTGAACGGCCTCGCGCCCGTGCTCGCCCCGGTGATCGGCTCCCAGCTGCTGCTCGTCATGGACTGGCGCGGCATCTTCTGGGTGCTCGCAGCGTACGGTGCGGTCGTCATCGTGGCCGTGTCGCTGTGGATCGTCGAGACCCGGCCGAAGAGCGCACGCCTGGCTGCGGGCGAGAAGACGGTGCTGCAGCGCTTCAGGATTGTGCTCTCCGATCGGACATTCGTCGGCATCGCGATCGTCGGTGGCATGACGTTCACCGGCCTGTTCTCCTACCTCTCCTCCTCGACCTTCCTGTTCCAGGGCACATACGGCTTCACCGCGCAGCAGTACGGCCTGCTCTTCGCCGCCAACTCCATCGGCGTCATCATCGGTGTGCAGACGAGCTCCTACCTGATGCGCACCGTGATCGGGCCGCAGTGGATCCTGACGATCACCACGGGCATGATGCTCATTCTGGGCATCTCGATCACGGTGCTCGACCTGACCGGTGCCGGCCTCTGGGGCACCGTCGTGCCGCTCTGGTTCTTCATCACGATGTGCGGCTTCAGCTTCCCCTGCGTTCAGGTGATCGCCCTGAACGGTCACGGCCAGGAGGCGGGAACCGCCGCATCACTGCTCGGCGCGGTGAACTTCGGCCTGGCCGGCGTCATCTCGCCCGTCGTCGGGATGCTCGGCGTGTCGACCGCCGCACCGATGGGCGCCGTGATGAGCGTCACGTCCATCATCTCGATCGCCGCGCTCTGGTTCATCGTGCGCCCGAGCCGCGTGCCGGAGCTCTCCGCCTAG